One genomic segment of Occultella kanbiaonis includes these proteins:
- a CDS encoding winged helix-turn-helix transcriptional regulator gives MAELLLLTSEPGGSAQVLPALALLHHRVRVVPVEPSSLLDAPDADVVLIDGRRDLARARSTCQLLRTTGIEVPVLLVLGEGGLSVVGKDWGIDDLVLADAGPAEVDARLRLVTQRSDRQSSEDPEEILAGELVIDSGGYTARLRGEPLDLTYKEFELLKYLSQHPGRVFTRAQLLQEVWGYDYYGGTRTVDVHVRRLRAKLGPEHDAMIGTVRNVGYRFDLPRERRPGGEAPAGTDATTAPAVTSPTEPTTAVDG, from the coding sequence GTGGCAGAACTTCTGCTGCTTACGTCAGAGCCTGGCGGTTCGGCACAGGTGCTTCCCGCCCTCGCTCTGTTGCATCACCGCGTCCGGGTGGTGCCCGTCGAGCCGTCGTCGCTGCTGGACGCGCCGGACGCCGACGTGGTGCTCATCGACGGTCGGCGGGATCTCGCGAGGGCCCGGAGCACCTGCCAGCTGCTGCGCACGACGGGCATCGAAGTGCCGGTCCTGCTGGTGCTCGGCGAGGGTGGGCTGTCCGTTGTCGGCAAGGACTGGGGCATCGACGACCTGGTCCTCGCCGATGCCGGCCCGGCCGAGGTGGACGCGCGGCTGCGGCTGGTCACCCAGCGCTCGGACCGGCAGAGTTCCGAAGACCCGGAGGAGATCCTCGCCGGTGAGCTCGTCATCGACTCCGGTGGCTACACCGCACGGCTGCGGGGCGAGCCGCTGGACCTGACCTACAAGGAGTTCGAGCTCCTGAAGTACCTGAGCCAGCACCCGGGACGGGTGTTCACCCGCGCCCAGCTGCTCCAGGAGGTGTGGGGCTACGACTACTACGGCGGCACCCGGACGGTGGACGTCCACGTCCGACGCCTGCGCGCCAAGCTGGGCCCCGAGCACGACGCGATGATCGGGACCGTCCGCAACGTCGGATACCGGTTCGACCTCCCCCGCGAGCGACGCCCCGGTGGCGAGGCCCCCGCGGGCACCGACGCGACCACCGCACCGGCTGTGACGTCGCCCACCGAGCCGACCACCGCCGTCGACGGTTAG
- a CDS encoding DUF47 domain-containing protein, producing the protein MRFRLTPRDVTFFDLFAMNAQHLVDGADLLAQLIGADPPDRPGHAARLHEIEQDADDAKATIMNRLNQTFVTPFDRDDIYTLAAAMDDCIDAMEEAGDIIVRYQIVDIPDELVTMVATLQRAAELTLAAMPKLRTMTDLKPYWVEINRLESEANRTYRALLAHLFGSPQFQRSPADVVELIKLKNVVDVLEQASDAFERVGNVVQTIYVKET; encoded by the coding sequence GTGCGCTTCCGACTGACCCCCCGCGATGTCACATTCTTCGACCTCTTCGCCATGAACGCGCAGCACCTCGTCGACGGCGCCGACCTGCTCGCCCAGCTCATCGGGGCCGACCCGCCCGACCGGCCCGGCCACGCGGCTCGGCTGCACGAGATCGAGCAGGACGCTGACGACGCCAAGGCCACGATCATGAACCGGCTGAACCAGACGTTCGTGACGCCGTTCGACCGCGACGACATCTATACCCTCGCCGCTGCGATGGATGACTGCATCGACGCCATGGAGGAGGCAGGGGACATCATCGTGCGCTACCAGATCGTCGACATCCCCGACGAACTCGTCACGATGGTCGCGACGCTGCAGCGGGCCGCCGAGCTGACCCTGGCCGCGATGCCCAAGCTACGCACGATGACCGACCTGAAGCCCTACTGGGTGGAGATCAACCGCCTGGAGAGCGAGGCGAACCGGACCTACCGCGCGCTCCTGGCGCACCTGTTCGGCAGCCCGCAGTTCCAACGGAGCCCGGCGGACGTGGTCGAGCTCATCAAGCTCAAGAACGTCGTCGACGTCCTCGAGCAGGCCTCCGACGCCTTCGAACGCGTGGGCAACGTGGTGCAGACCATCTACGTCAAGGAAACCTGA
- the pstB gene encoding phosphate ABC transporter ATP-binding protein PstB, whose translation MSKRIDVNDLNVYYGDFLAVEGVNMVIEARSVTALIGPSGCGKSTFLRTLNRMHEVIPKAYVTGKAVMDGQDLYGPGVDPVEVRRQVGMVFQRPNPFPTMSIADNVLAGVRLNNRRIGKAAAAELVERSLTGANLWNEVKDRLHLPGSSLSGGQQQRLCIARAIAVEPQVLLMDEPCSALDPISTLAIEDLISELKNDYTIVIVTHNMQQAARVSDRTGFFNIAGTGKPGHLIEMDDTTTMFSTPSEKSTEDYISGRFG comes from the coding sequence GTGTCTAAGCGCATCGATGTCAACGACCTGAACGTCTACTACGGTGACTTCCTCGCCGTCGAGGGCGTAAACATGGTGATCGAGGCACGCAGCGTCACCGCCCTGATCGGTCCCTCGGGCTGCGGCAAGTCCACGTTCCTGCGCACCCTGAACCGGATGCACGAGGTCATCCCGAAGGCCTACGTGACCGGCAAGGCCGTCATGGACGGCCAGGATCTGTACGGGCCCGGCGTGGACCCGGTGGAGGTGCGCCGCCAGGTCGGCATGGTGTTCCAGCGCCCGAACCCGTTCCCGACGATGTCCATCGCGGACAACGTGCTCGCCGGCGTCCGGCTCAACAACCGGCGGATCGGCAAGGCCGCGGCCGCGGAGCTCGTCGAGCGGTCCCTGACCGGGGCGAACCTCTGGAACGAGGTCAAGGACCGCCTGCACCTGCCCGGCTCGTCACTGTCCGGCGGGCAGCAGCAGCGGCTGTGCATCGCCCGGGCGATCGCCGTGGAGCCCCAGGTGCTCCTCATGGACGAGCCCTGCTCGGCCCTCGACCCGATCTCGACGCTGGCCATCGAGGACCTGATCTCGGAGCTGAAGAACGACTACACGATCGTGATCGTGACCCACAACATGCAGCAGGCGGCCAGGGTCTCGGACCGCACCGGGTTCTTCAACATCGCCGGCACCGGCAAGCCCGGACACCTCATCGAGATGGACGACACCACCACGATGTTCTCCACCCCGTCCGAGAAGTCCACCGAGGACTACATCTCCGGCCGCTTCGGCTGA
- a CDS encoding inorganic phosphate transporter translates to MELALVLLVIAIALTFDFTNGFHDAANAIATSVSTRALTPRAALLLAAVMNLVGALLGTGVAETIGSGIVDAPPGISGLALVLSGLLGAITWNLITWWRGLPSSSSHALIGGLTGAGIASMATVHWSVIWDKVVIPMVASPLVGFALAYVIMVAVLWIFRSAAPGPTQRRFRIAQTVSAAAMALGHGLQDAQKTMGVIVLALVAGGLHEGTDIPLWVKLAAAGAISLGTYAGGWRIMRTLGRKIIELDPARGFVAESVASSVLYTTAFVFHAPISTTHTITSAIMGVGATRRASAVRWGMARSIGVAWLLTIPASAAVAAVLYLVLSIFV, encoded by the coding sequence GTGGAGCTCGCCCTCGTCCTGTTGGTGATCGCGATCGCGCTGACGTTCGACTTCACCAACGGCTTCCATGACGCCGCCAACGCGATCGCGACCTCGGTCTCGACGAGGGCACTGACACCGCGCGCGGCGCTGCTTCTCGCGGCCGTCATGAACCTGGTCGGCGCACTGCTCGGCACGGGGGTCGCGGAGACCATCGGCAGCGGCATCGTGGATGCCCCGCCCGGCATCTCCGGCCTGGCGCTGGTGCTCTCCGGCCTGCTCGGCGCGATCACCTGGAACCTGATCACGTGGTGGAGGGGGCTGCCCTCCTCGTCCTCGCACGCCCTCATCGGCGGCCTCACCGGCGCCGGCATCGCGTCGATGGCGACCGTGCACTGGTCGGTGATCTGGGACAAGGTCGTCATCCCGATGGTCGCCTCACCGCTGGTCGGGTTCGCGCTCGCGTACGTGATCATGGTCGCTGTGCTGTGGATCTTCCGGAGCGCCGCCCCGGGGCCGACCCAGCGGCGGTTCCGGATTGCCCAGACCGTCTCCGCGGCTGCGATGGCGCTCGGCCACGGCCTGCAGGACGCGCAGAAGACGATGGGCGTGATCGTGCTGGCCCTGGTCGCCGGCGGGCTGCACGAGGGCACGGACATCCCGCTCTGGGTCAAGCTCGCCGCCGCCGGTGCGATCTCGCTCGGCACGTACGCCGGTGGGTGGCGGATCATGCGGACCCTCGGCCGCAAGATCATCGAGCTCGATCCCGCTCGGGGGTTCGTCGCCGAGTCGGTCGCCTCGAGCGTGCTGTACACGACGGCGTTCGTGTTCCACGCGCCGATCTCGACGACGCACACCATCACCTCAGCGATCATGGGCGTCGGCGCCACGAGGCGGGCCTCGGCGGTGCGCTGGGGCATGGCCCGCAGCATCGGGGTGGCCTGGCTGCTGACCATCCCGGCCTCGGCCGCCGTGGCGGCGGTGCTCTATCTGGTGCTCAGCATCTTCGTGTGA
- a CDS encoding FABP family protein, translating to MSFAIPDGLAPETYPLAWLLGTWRGPGFLSYPDIPERPILVEVSFTSDGGPYLAYTATTWNLDGELDSLEGDIDVAALRPGQLWATESGFWRVVPTVPDDPSALTDPPAPAAPAAEGEASGSAAPPPSATELEVLLAEPSGHVSVYLGVAQGPRIELATDLVARTASGAEVSAAARMYGLVRSELMWATDLAAFGHEMQSYSSGRLQRQ from the coding sequence ATGAGTTTCGCCATCCCCGACGGCCTCGCCCCGGAGACCTACCCGCTGGCCTGGCTGCTCGGCACCTGGCGCGGTCCGGGGTTCCTCAGCTATCCGGACATCCCGGAGCGGCCGATCCTCGTCGAGGTGAGTTTCACCTCCGACGGCGGCCCGTACCTCGCGTACACGGCCACCACCTGGAACCTTGACGGCGAGCTCGACTCGCTCGAGGGCGACATCGACGTGGCCGCCCTGCGCCCCGGTCAGCTGTGGGCCACCGAGTCCGGGTTCTGGCGCGTGGTGCCCACGGTGCCGGACGACCCAAGCGCGCTGACCGACCCGCCCGCGCCCGCAGCACCCGCAGCGGAGGGCGAGGCGTCCGGCTCGGCCGCACCACCGCCGTCGGCCACCGAGCTCGAGGTGCTGCTCGCCGAGCCGAGCGGCCACGTGAGCGTCTACCTCGGCGTGGCCCAGGGCCCCCGCATCGAGCTCGCGACCGACCTGGTCGCCCGGACCGCATCCGGCGCGGAGGTCTCCGCCGCCGCCCGGATGTACGGCCTGGTGCGCAGCGAACTCATGTGGGCCACGGACCTGGCCGCGTTCGGGCACGAGATGCAGTCCTACTCCTCCGGCCGGCTCCAGCGGCAATGA
- a CDS encoding septum formation family protein has protein sequence MSRRIVRTTLALVGAAGLAASLSACGSQVATVDAGACSNVSDLEGELTEIPTVDCGEAHDAQFVHVFDIDQDGDYPGDEAIAAAAEEGCRTGFESFVGISYDESALGLDFIPPNENTWDAANDRQVICVAYLLDGTTTTESWEGAAI, from the coding sequence ATGTCCCGTCGCATCGTCCGCACCACCCTCGCCCTGGTCGGCGCCGCCGGCCTCGCCGCGTCCCTGAGCGCCTGTGGCAGCCAGGTCGCCACCGTCGACGCGGGCGCCTGCTCGAACGTCAGCGACCTGGAGGGCGAGCTCACCGAGATCCCCACCGTCGACTGCGGCGAGGCGCACGACGCCCAGTTCGTGCACGTCTTCGACATCGACCAGGACGGCGACTACCCCGGCGACGAGGCCATCGCGGCCGCCGCCGAGGAGGGCTGCAGGACCGGCTTCGAGTCCTTCGTCGGCATCAGCTACGACGAGTCCGCGCTCGGCCTCGACTTCATCCCGCCGAACGAGAACACCTGGGACGCAGCGAACGACCGCCAGGTCATCTGCGTGGCCTACCTGCTCGACGGCACCACCACCACGGAGAGCTGGGAGGGCGCGGCCATCTGA
- the ygfZ gene encoding CAF17-like 4Fe-4S cluster assembly/insertion protein YgfZ, with the protein MASPLLSRHGAVAAGGPDSGVAAHYGEPNREQRDLARGLAVVDLSHLGVVTVTGVDRLSWLHTLSSQDVATLAPGVSTELLLLDPNGRVQHAPAVVDDGATAWLITEAGDAAGLAAFLESMRFMLRVEVAIDTDTAVLGTSAAGPSLRTAEGAEPVTWRDPWPATAPGSTRYGPADADHPGSEWAAQLWLVPRADVPAVVRAAESAGARLAGAWAWEAMRVAAWRPRLAREVDERAIPHELDWLRTSVHLNKGCYRGQETVARVFNLGRPPRRLVMLHLDGSEHLTPEPGEAVLDGEREVGRVTSVVRHHELGPVALAVIKRNVAPDVQLTVGGIAAAQELIVSVEGAGTDRPEPAAGPMLRRRTL; encoded by the coding sequence ATCGCCTCGCCCCTGTTGTCCCGCCACGGCGCCGTCGCGGCCGGCGGCCCGGACTCGGGCGTTGCCGCGCATTACGGCGAACCCAACCGGGAGCAGCGCGACCTCGCCAGGGGGCTGGCCGTCGTGGACCTGTCCCACCTCGGTGTCGTGACCGTGACCGGCGTGGACCGGCTCAGTTGGCTGCACACGCTCAGCTCGCAGGACGTCGCCACGCTCGCCCCGGGGGTGTCCACCGAGCTGTTGCTGCTCGACCCGAACGGTCGCGTCCAGCACGCCCCGGCCGTCGTCGACGACGGCGCGACCGCCTGGCTGATCACCGAGGCCGGCGACGCCGCCGGGCTCGCCGCGTTCCTGGAGTCGATGCGGTTCATGCTCCGGGTCGAGGTGGCCATCGACACCGACACCGCCGTCCTCGGTACCTCCGCCGCGGGACCGTCGCTGCGCACCGCCGAGGGCGCCGAGCCGGTGACCTGGCGCGACCCCTGGCCGGCGACCGCCCCGGGCTCGACCCGGTACGGCCCCGCCGACGCCGACCACCCCGGCTCGGAGTGGGCCGCGCAGCTGTGGCTCGTGCCCCGCGCCGACGTCCCGGCCGTGGTCCGGGCCGCCGAGAGTGCCGGTGCGCGGCTCGCCGGGGCATGGGCGTGGGAGGCGATGCGGGTGGCCGCCTGGCGCCCCCGTCTGGCCCGGGAGGTCGACGAGCGCGCCATCCCGCACGAGCTGGACTGGCTGCGCACCAGCGTGCACCTGAACAAGGGCTGCTACCGGGGCCAGGAGACCGTCGCCCGCGTGTTCAACCTTGGCCGGCCGCCGCGCCGGCTGGTGATGCTGCACCTGGACGGCAGTGAGCACCTCACCCCGGAACCGGGGGAGGCGGTGCTCGACGGCGAACGGGAGGTCGGGCGGGTCACGTCCGTCGTGCGGCACCACGAGCTGGGCCCGGTGGCTCTGGCCGTCATCAAGCGCAACGTCGCCCCGGACGTCCAGCTGACGGTCGGCGGCATCGCGGCCGCCCAGGAGCTCATCGTGTCCGTCGAGGGCGCGGGCACCGACCGGCCGGAGCCGGCAGCGGGACCGATGCTGCGCCGTCGGACGCTGTAG
- a CDS encoding septum formation family protein, which yields MTAAVRRRRAVLAIAAALLVAPVLGACSGDPGDEESPQTFTQGGGTEDPSTTGDPSSTDDPSSTEPAAPPSTPAPDTTTATDDAGVPVAGVGDCMRASDLFAVITEGDGLSGLPTIDCATEHEVQIVAIYEMTDDAYPGDTEIQTAALAECTTLFEGFVGIPAADSSLSVAPITPSADTWATGARTAYCVAVAPEPTTTSFEGAGI from the coding sequence ATGACCGCTGCCGTCCGTCGCCGTCGCGCCGTCCTGGCGATCGCCGCCGCCCTGCTGGTCGCGCCGGTCCTGGGTGCGTGCTCCGGGGATCCCGGGGACGAGGAGAGCCCGCAGACGTTCACCCAGGGTGGTGGCACGGAGGACCCCAGCACGACCGGCGACCCCAGCAGCACGGACGACCCGAGCAGCACCGAACCCGCTGCGCCGCCGTCGACCCCCGCGCCGGACACCACGACCGCCACCGACGACGCGGGCGTGCCCGTCGCCGGCGTCGGCGACTGCATGCGCGCGAGCGACCTGTTCGCGGTCATCACCGAGGGCGACGGGCTCTCCGGCCTGCCGACGATCGACTGCGCGACCGAGCACGAGGTCCAGATCGTCGCGATCTACGAGATGACCGACGACGCCTACCCGGGCGACACCGAGATCCAGACGGCGGCGCTGGCGGAGTGCACCACCCTGTTCGAGGGCTTCGTCGGCATCCCGGCCGCGGACTCGTCCCTGTCGGTGGCACCGATCACCCCGAGTGCGGACACCTGGGCCACCGGTGCCCGCACCGCCTACTGCGTGGCCGTTGCCCCCGAGCCGACGACGACCTCGTTCGAGGGCGCCGGCATCTGA
- the pstA gene encoding phosphate ABC transporter permease PstA has translation MTVTTPPVPVRTTRRLPKWAPIPVLAVSLLLAVGIQFLGEGPTIAGVFFIGAILFAIVMTVTSRVVEGERWAKDRLATTLVTFAFIIALIPLVSLLWIVVGDGLTRFSWEFLTTDMTGIFGQMVEGGAFHAIIGTVYVTGIASIIAIPLGIFTAIYLVEYGRGPLSRGITVLVDVMTGIPSIVAGLFAFTLFLVVFGPAYKAAVIGGVALAVLMTPVVVRSVEEMLRLVPNELREASYALGVPKWLTIVKVVLRTAIAGITTGVMIAIARVIGETAPLLLTVGIATSVNWDAFDGRIATLPVFVYRQYAQGGASADRAWAGALTLILIVMLLNLIARLVSRYFSPKGAR, from the coding sequence ATGACTGTCACCACGCCCCCGGTCCCGGTCCGGACCACCCGCAGGCTCCCGAAGTGGGCACCGATCCCGGTCCTCGCCGTCTCGCTGCTGCTCGCCGTGGGGATCCAGTTCCTCGGTGAAGGGCCCACCATCGCCGGCGTCTTCTTCATCGGCGCGATCCTGTTCGCGATCGTGATGACCGTGACCTCGCGCGTGGTCGAGGGGGAGCGTTGGGCCAAGGACCGGCTCGCCACCACCCTCGTCACGTTCGCCTTCATCATCGCGCTCATCCCGCTGGTGTCCCTGCTCTGGATCGTCGTCGGGGACGGGCTGACGAGGTTCAGCTGGGAGTTCCTCACCACGGACATGACCGGGATCTTCGGTCAGATGGTCGAGGGTGGCGCGTTCCACGCGATCATCGGGACCGTGTACGTCACCGGCATCGCCTCGATCATCGCGATCCCGCTCGGCATCTTCACTGCCATCTACCTGGTCGAGTACGGGCGCGGCCCGCTCTCCCGTGGAATCACGGTGCTGGTGGACGTGATGACCGGTATCCCGTCCATCGTGGCCGGCCTGTTCGCGTTCACCCTGTTCCTGGTCGTCTTCGGCCCGGCGTACAAGGCCGCCGTGATCGGTGGTGTCGCCCTGGCCGTGCTGATGACCCCGGTCGTGGTGCGCAGCGTCGAGGAGATGCTGCGGCTGGTCCCGAACGAGCTGCGCGAGGCGTCCTACGCGCTCGGCGTCCCGAAGTGGTTGACCATCGTCAAGGTGGTGCTGCGTACCGCCATCGCGGGTATCACCACCGGCGTCATGATCGCCATCGCCCGCGTGATCGGTGAGACCGCCCCGCTGTTGCTCACCGTCGGCATCGCCACCAGCGTGAACTGGGACGCCTTCGACGGCCGGATCGCCACGCTCCCGGTGTTCGTCTACCGCCAGTACGCCCAGGGCGGCGCATCGGCGGACCGTGCCTGGGCCGGCGCCCTCACCCTGATCCTGATCGTGATGCTGCTCAACCTCATCGCACGCCTGGTCAGCAGGTACTTCTCCCCGAAGGGAGCCCGGTGA
- a CDS encoding phosphate ABC transporter substrate-binding protein PstS, translating to MKLAPSRRLAGISVISALALTLAACGGGDGDDTSTDGDTGGDNGGDATSDLSGSIAGSGASSQENAVGGWIAGFTEANPGVTVSYDPTGSGTGREQFLNGTVLFAGSDAAMDDEELAAGVDRCFGGEVIELPLYISPIAVIYNLPGVDAENINMTPATIAGIFAGEITNWNDPAIAESNPDVGLPDLAIVPVNRSDESGTTENFTEYLVATAPDVWTNEASGTWPIEGTQSGAQTSGMIDTVSGAEGTIGYADASRAGDLGTVAVGVGDEFVPFSPEAAAAIIDASPAAEGATDLRLTIDLARDTTEAGTYPIVLVSYSIACSVYETEEDAANVAAYLTYVASPEGQDRAAQPDVAGSAPISDDLREQVTAALEQITVAG from the coding sequence GTGAAGCTTGCACCTAGCCGCCGCCTGGCGGGCATCTCTGTGATCAGCGCCCTCGCGCTCACCCTCGCTGCCTGTGGTGGCGGCGACGGCGACGACACGTCCACCGACGGCGACACCGGTGGCGACAACGGTGGCGACGCCACCAGCGACCTCTCCGGCTCCATCGCCGGTTCCGGCGCGAGCTCCCAGGAGAACGCGGTGGGCGGCTGGATCGCCGGCTTCACCGAGGCGAACCCGGGCGTCACGGTGAGCTACGACCCCACGGGCTCGGGCACCGGTCGCGAGCAGTTCCTCAACGGCACCGTGCTGTTCGCCGGTTCGGACGCCGCGATGGACGACGAGGAGCTGGCCGCGGGCGTGGACCGCTGCTTCGGCGGCGAGGTCATCGAGCTGCCCCTGTACATCAGCCCGATCGCCGTCATCTACAACCTCCCCGGCGTGGACGCCGAGAACATCAACATGACCCCGGCCACCATCGCCGGCATCTTCGCCGGTGAGATCACGAACTGGAACGACCCGGCCATTGCCGAGTCGAACCCTGACGTCGGGCTGCCCGACCTGGCCATCGTGCCGGTGAACCGCTCCGACGAGTCCGGCACCACCGAGAACTTCACCGAGTACCTCGTGGCGACCGCCCCCGACGTGTGGACCAACGAGGCGTCCGGCACCTGGCCGATCGAGGGCACCCAGTCCGGCGCCCAGACTTCCGGCATGATCGACACGGTCAGCGGCGCCGAGGGCACCATCGGCTACGCCGACGCCTCGCGTGCGGGTGACCTCGGTACGGTCGCGGTGGGTGTGGGCGACGAGTTCGTGCCGTTCTCCCCGGAGGCCGCGGCCGCCATCATCGACGCCTCCCCGGCGGCCGAGGGTGCGACCGACCTGCGCCTGACGATCGATCTGGCCCGCGACACCACCGAGGCCGGTACCTACCCGATCGTGCTGGTCTCCTACTCGATCGCGTGCTCGGTCTACGAGACCGAGGAGGACGCTGCGAACGTGGCGGCCTACCTCACGTATGTGGCGAGCCCTGAGGGTCAGGACCGCGCCGCACAGCCGGACGTCGCGGGTTCTGCCCCGATCTCGGACGACCTGCGCGAGCAGGTCACCGCGGCCCTCGAGCAGATCACGGTCGCCGGCTGA
- the pstC gene encoding phosphate ABC transporter permease subunit PstC: MAVAESPPSEPEAPPKVRVGRTPGRLGNRVFQGISTASGIFILIILAAVAIFLLVRAWPALTAASSEFEDIGFMLGRDLWSWVWPLLFGTAISSVIALVVAVPLSIGIGLFISHYAPRRLAQGLGYLIDLLAAIPSVIFGLWGIQWLQPLVSPLFTWLSTNPATAWLEENVGPTIFTGYQAPARNILTAGLVLAIMILPIITATVREVFLQTPRLHEEASLALGATRWEMIRQAVLPFGRSGLISATMLGLGRALGETMAVLMVLSPGYLINFYLLQPGQHQSIAANIASHFPEASGLGVDALIASGLILFVMTFGVNLIARWIIARRAEFSGAN, from the coding sequence GTGGCAGTCGCCGAATCACCCCCCTCGGAACCCGAAGCGCCGCCGAAGGTGCGGGTCGGCCGGACCCCAGGACGGCTCGGCAACCGTGTGTTCCAGGGGATCTCCACTGCCAGTGGGATCTTCATCCTGATCATCCTCGCGGCGGTCGCGATCTTCCTGCTCGTCCGCGCGTGGCCGGCACTCACCGCGGCCTCCTCGGAGTTCGAGGACATCGGCTTCATGCTCGGCCGGGACCTGTGGTCCTGGGTCTGGCCGCTGCTGTTCGGCACGGCGATCTCCTCGGTCATCGCGCTCGTCGTCGCGGTGCCGCTGAGCATCGGCATCGGCCTGTTCATCTCGCATTACGCGCCGCGCCGGCTCGCCCAGGGCCTCGGCTACCTGATCGACCTCCTCGCCGCGATCCCGTCCGTGATCTTCGGCCTGTGGGGCATCCAATGGCTGCAGCCGCTGGTCAGCCCGCTGTTCACCTGGCTCAGCACGAACCCCGCGACCGCGTGGCTGGAGGAGAACGTCGGCCCGACGATCTTCACCGGGTACCAGGCCCCGGCCCGCAACATCCTCACCGCCGGACTCGTGCTCGCGATCATGATCCTGCCGATCATCACCGCGACGGTCCGCGAGGTGTTCCTGCAGACCCCTCGGCTGCACGAGGAGGCCTCCCTGGCCCTTGGCGCCACCCGGTGGGAGATGATCCGCCAGGCGGTGCTGCCGTTCGGGCGCTCCGGCCTCATCTCGGCGACCATGCTCGGGCTCGGGCGGGCGCTCGGTGAGACGATGGCCGTGCTGATGGTCCTCTCGCCCGGGTACCTGATCAACTTCTACCTGCTCCAACCCGGGCAGCACCAGTCGATCGCGGCGAACATCGCCAGCCACTTCCCGGAGGCCAGCGGCCTCGGCGTCGACGCCCTGATCGCGTCCGGGCTGATCCTGTTCGTCATGACCTTCGGCGTGAACCTCATCGCCCGCTGGATCATCGCGCGCCGCGCCGAGTTCTCGGGAGCCAACTGA